In Synechococcus sp. A18-25c, a single window of DNA contains:
- a CDS encoding M15 family metallopeptidase, with protein sequence MRRPWNDVVIADCGESLVSLKSRFLCLEPHPYVRVGAPYGEGADPYRLRSGVLERLHKAQDQLSMAHDSAAGSLQLAIFDAWRPVQVQAYMVQHATVELCHQRGIDPDDPAQLEALARVQSDVSQFWAPPSRDPGMPPPHSTGAAVDLTLADITGTVLPMGGEIDAIGEESIPDAHASAAEQDPSGDAALWHRRRCLLHDVMKEAGFVRHPNEWWHFSHGDQLWAWSVNAERAIYASVPSS encoded by the coding sequence ATGCGACGTCCCTGGAACGATGTGGTCATTGCAGACTGCGGTGAGTCCTTGGTATCGCTCAAGTCCCGCTTCCTCTGTTTGGAACCGCACCCTTACGTGCGGGTGGGGGCTCCCTACGGCGAAGGTGCCGACCCTTACAGGCTTCGATCCGGCGTGCTGGAGCGATTGCACAAGGCTCAGGATCAGTTGTCGATGGCCCATGATTCCGCTGCAGGATCTCTGCAGTTGGCCATCTTTGATGCCTGGAGGCCGGTGCAGGTGCAGGCCTACATGGTTCAGCACGCGACGGTCGAACTTTGTCACCAGCGGGGGATCGATCCCGATGATCCGGCTCAGTTGGAAGCGCTGGCCAGGGTTCAAAGCGACGTCAGTCAATTCTGGGCACCGCCGAGTCGGGATCCTGGGATGCCACCGCCCCACAGCACTGGAGCAGCGGTGGATCTCACCCTTGCTGACATCACCGGGACGGTGTTGCCGATGGGGGGTGAGATTGATGCCATCGGTGAGGAATCGATCCCTGATGCCCATGCCTCAGCAGCGGAACAGGATCCAAGCGGTGATGCTGCCCTCTGGCATCGGAGGCGCTGTCTGCTTCACGACGTGATGAAAGAAGCCGGTTTTGTCCGGCATCCCAACGAGTGGTGGCACTTCAGTCACGGTGACCAGCTGTGGGCCTGGTCGGTGAATGCTGAACGAGCGATCTATGCCTCGGTTCCCAGCAGCTGA
- a CDS encoding phycocyanobilin:ferredoxin oxidoreductase: MPASTSGREMHPLVVALASRIRAWRQDLPELSPLAVSGDLEEIIGTLDGEDLFIRNEVHRCRGLRKLHLETARLGLGLQILHCVFFPDPHFDLPVFGADIVASPAGISAAIVDLSPVGDQLPERIGRALESTPIPAFEQVRELPTWGTIFSPFVRFIRPTSDQEQDWFVDLVSAYLTVLGDAVRTSCPDPTDASSTVSRYHGQVSYCLQQKRNDKTRRVLEKAFGTTWADRYIEEMLFDEPAPL; this comes from the coding sequence ATGCCTGCGTCCACGAGCGGTCGGGAGATGCATCCGCTGGTGGTCGCTCTGGCCTCCCGCATTCGTGCTTGGCGCCAGGATCTTCCTGAGCTCAGTCCGCTCGCGGTGTCGGGTGATTTGGAAGAGATCATTGGCACCCTCGATGGTGAGGATTTGTTCATCCGCAATGAAGTGCACCGCTGCCGAGGTCTGCGCAAGCTGCACCTGGAAACAGCGCGCCTTGGACTGGGTTTGCAGATCCTTCATTGCGTCTTCTTCCCGGATCCGCACTTTGATCTGCCGGTGTTTGGTGCCGACATCGTCGCCAGCCCGGCGGGCATCTCAGCTGCGATCGTCGACCTCTCTCCGGTCGGGGATCAACTGCCGGAGCGGATTGGCCGAGCGCTGGAATCCACCCCGATTCCCGCGTTTGAACAGGTGCGTGAGCTGCCGACATGGGGCACGATCTTTTCTCCCTTCGTGCGTTTCATCCGACCCACGAGCGACCAGGAACAGGACTGGTTTGTGGATTTGGTGAGTGCCTATCTGACAGTGCTCGGCGATGCGGTGCGGACGTCGTGTCCCGATCCCACAGATGCCTCTTCTACTGTGTCGCGATACCACGGACAGGTGTCCTATTGCCTGCAACAGAAACGCAACGACAAAACACGGCGCGTTCTGGAGAAGGCCTTCGGGACGACCTGGGCCGATCGCTACATCGAAGAGATGCTCTTCGACGAACCGGCTCCACTGTGA
- the recG gene encoding ATP-dependent DNA helicase RecG: MVAQPAGDASFQVTPGLDRQALERFLVWIRPLQQALSLEADRGFADLQGRKEHFHSFMTRELASPPDIPLPGDVPERLRVLAEGFADYPSHNDADRRRQVTVARQWLHALRQRLEPSAPMAPPRLKVAQPSSTAPGFSGSTPSLDAPLGQVRGIGPKLAERLASLGLLLVRDLLLHYPRDYVDYSALRRIEALVPGETATIVATVRRCHGFTSPRNPNLSIIELHLQDPTGRIKVTRFLAGKRFSNASYLHGQTRQYPNGATVAVSGLVKDGPYGLSFQDPLVEVMESAQAPLRSSRIGRLLPVYPLTEGLTADRFRALVARVLPAVRLWPEPLPRERRQARQLLSRDKALVAIHQPESSEQLQQARHRLVFDEFLLLQLGLMQRRAALRQRPAPSLRCASDRDGLMGRFLELLPFELTGAQQRVLAEIERDLDRPEPMARLVQGDVGSGKTVVAVAALLKAIQAGWQGAMMAPTEVLAEQHYRSLCTWMPPLHVTVELLTGSTPQKQRRRILADVASGACKILVGTHALLEDPVGFERLGLVVVDEQHRFGVRQRNRLLGKGLQPHLLTMTATPIPRTLALSLHGDLDVSQIDELPPGRTPIKTAMLSGSSRDEAYQLIRDEVNKGQRAYVVLPLVEDSEKMDLRSAVEVHRQLAEEVFPDLHVGLLHGRLASADKQSVIRSFAAGDSQVLVSTTVVEVGVDVPEASVMVIDHADRFGLAQLHQLRGRVGRGAAASHCLLINDSRNPLARQRLEVLVRSTDGFEIAEMDLRLRGPGQVLGTRQSGLPDLALASLADDGSVLEEAREEAADILAQDPELQDHAVLKRLLEEQRSRVTSAAQLN; encoded by the coding sequence TTGGTGGCCCAACCAGCCGGAGACGCCTCCTTCCAGGTGACACCGGGGCTGGACCGCCAGGCCCTGGAACGATTTTTGGTGTGGATTCGACCGCTTCAGCAAGCGCTCTCTCTCGAGGCTGATCGCGGTTTCGCTGATTTACAGGGCCGCAAGGAGCATTTCCACAGTTTCATGACCAGGGAGCTGGCATCCCCTCCAGACATCCCCTTGCCTGGTGATGTGCCCGAGCGGCTGCGAGTGTTGGCCGAGGGGTTCGCTGACTACCCGTCCCACAACGATGCAGACCGACGCCGTCAGGTCACGGTGGCTCGTCAGTGGTTGCATGCCTTACGTCAGCGACTCGAACCTTCTGCACCAATGGCGCCGCCACGGTTGAAGGTGGCGCAGCCGTCGTCGACCGCTCCAGGATTCAGCGGATCCACACCATCCCTGGATGCTCCACTGGGGCAGGTGCGTGGGATCGGCCCCAAGTTGGCTGAGCGACTGGCCAGTCTTGGTTTGCTGCTGGTGCGCGATCTGCTGCTTCACTACCCGCGCGATTACGTGGACTATTCCGCGTTGCGTCGCATCGAAGCGTTGGTTCCCGGTGAGACGGCCACGATCGTGGCCACCGTCCGTCGCTGTCATGGTTTCACCAGTCCGCGCAATCCCAATCTCTCGATCATCGAGTTGCACCTTCAGGATCCGACTGGACGGATCAAGGTGACGCGTTTCCTGGCCGGCAAGCGATTCAGCAATGCCTCTTATTTGCATGGTCAAACCAGGCAGTACCCCAACGGCGCCACGGTTGCTGTGAGTGGTCTGGTGAAGGACGGACCTTATGGGCTCAGTTTTCAGGACCCCCTCGTTGAGGTGATGGAGAGCGCCCAGGCCCCGTTGCGTTCGAGCCGGATCGGTCGTCTGCTGCCTGTGTACCCACTCACGGAGGGCCTGACGGCAGATCGCTTCCGGGCGCTGGTGGCGCGTGTGCTCCCGGCAGTGCGTCTCTGGCCGGAACCGCTGCCGCGCGAGCGTCGGCAGGCGCGGCAGCTGCTCAGTCGCGACAAGGCTCTGGTGGCAATTCATCAGCCAGAATCATCGGAGCAGCTTCAGCAAGCCAGGCATCGCCTGGTGTTTGATGAATTTCTCCTGTTGCAGCTCGGCTTGATGCAGCGACGGGCAGCGTTGCGACAGCGTCCTGCGCCGTCCCTGCGCTGTGCATCCGACCGAGATGGCCTGATGGGGCGTTTTCTGGAGCTACTGCCATTTGAGCTCACGGGTGCGCAGCAACGGGTTCTCGCGGAGATTGAACGGGATCTGGACCGGCCCGAGCCGATGGCTCGGCTGGTGCAGGGAGATGTCGGCAGCGGCAAGACTGTCGTGGCTGTGGCAGCGCTGCTGAAGGCCATCCAGGCTGGATGGCAAGGGGCAATGATGGCACCGACGGAGGTGCTGGCGGAACAGCACTACCGCAGTCTGTGCACCTGGATGCCGCCGTTGCACGTGACGGTGGAGCTGCTGACCGGATCGACCCCACAGAAACAACGGCGCCGCATCCTTGCGGATGTTGCATCGGGCGCTTGCAAGATCCTCGTGGGGACCCACGCGCTGCTGGAAGACCCCGTCGGTTTTGAGCGGTTGGGTCTTGTGGTGGTTGATGAGCAACATCGCTTCGGTGTGCGTCAGCGCAACCGATTGCTGGGCAAGGGCTTGCAGCCTCATCTGCTCACCATGACCGCCACACCGATCCCAAGAACTCTGGCCTTATCCCTCCATGGCGATTTGGATGTCAGCCAGATCGATGAGCTGCCACCGGGCCGAACGCCGATCAAGACGGCGATGCTTTCGGGCTCCAGCCGCGATGAGGCCTACCAGCTGATCCGCGATGAGGTGAACAAAGGCCAGCGTGCATATGTCGTGCTGCCTCTGGTCGAAGACTCAGAAAAGATGGATCTGCGATCCGCGGTGGAGGTGCATCGCCAGCTGGCAGAGGAGGTGTTCCCCGATCTTCACGTGGGTCTGTTGCATGGCCGGCTGGCCAGTGCGGATAAGCAATCCGTGATCCGCAGCTTTGCTGCAGGAGACTCGCAGGTGCTGGTTTCCACCACGGTTGTGGAAGTTGGTGTGGATGTGCCGGAGGCCAGTGTGATGGTGATCGACCATGCCGATCGCTTCGGGCTTGCGCAGCTCCACCAGCTACGCGGCCGCGTTGGACGCGGCGCTGCAGCGTCTCACTGTCTGTTGATCAATGACAGTCGCAATCCCTTGGCAAGGCAGCGGTTGGAGGTTCTGGTGCGATCCACCGACGGCTTCGAGATTGCCGAGATGGACCTTCGTCTTCGCGGTCCAGGTCAGGTTCTGGGCACCCGTCAATCGGGCCTGCCGGATCTGGCTCTGGCGAGCCTTGCTGACGACGGATCCGTCCTGGAGGAAGCACGGGAAGAAGCCGCCGACATTCTTGCGCAGGACCCAGAGCTTCAAGACCATGCCGTGTTGAAGCGGTTGCTTGAGGAGCAGCGCAGTCGCGTGACCTCTGCCGCACAGCTCAACTGA
- a CDS encoding pitrilysin family protein produces the protein MGLCHGTLTAIPSGPLLEHRTLRNGSSLVTASMPDAALTCLDFWCRGGSAWEHEGEEGIAHFLEHMVFKGSRALGPGEFDRRIEALGGSSNAATGFDDVHFHVLVPGQEAGEALKLLLDLVLDPALDQDCFEMERDVVLEEIAQYSDQPDDQVLQTSLELCLAPHAYGRPILGWESSLRVMNPNGMKTYHQRRYRGGNCCLSLAGNLQEDLIKQVLDSPLMELERSEVIPSTAGSITLPFQSGRENRRFQRLEAARLLMIWPVAAAADHLAIAGADLATTVLAEGRRSRLIERLREDLQIVETIDMDVTTLEQGSLVMLEACCPEEQVEAVEQEVHRQLQRTLSEPITDEEFDRALQLVGNGHRFSLEAPSAVAASVGAQTLWGRQRDLLAPLEDLMQWDAAALSAGVMPLLQPQNAFTLIARPEETA, from the coding sequence ATGGGACTTTGCCACGGGACCCTGACTGCGATCCCATCCGGTCCACTGCTTGAGCACCGCACGCTCCGCAACGGCAGCAGCCTTGTTACGGCTTCCATGCCGGATGCTGCACTCACCTGCCTTGATTTCTGGTGCCGAGGGGGCAGCGCCTGGGAGCATGAGGGGGAGGAGGGAATCGCCCACTTCCTCGAACACATGGTGTTCAAAGGCAGCCGCGCGTTAGGCCCCGGTGAATTCGACCGGAGAATCGAGGCCTTGGGTGGAAGCAGCAACGCAGCCACAGGCTTTGACGATGTGCACTTCCACGTGCTCGTGCCCGGCCAGGAAGCCGGCGAGGCCCTCAAGTTGCTTCTTGACCTGGTGCTGGATCCGGCCCTTGACCAGGACTGCTTCGAGATGGAACGAGATGTGGTGCTCGAAGAAATTGCCCAGTACAGCGATCAACCGGACGATCAGGTGCTGCAAACATCCCTCGAGCTCTGCCTTGCGCCCCATGCCTACGGACGCCCGATCCTTGGCTGGGAATCCAGCCTTCGGGTCATGAATCCGAATGGGATGAAGACCTACCACCAACGTCGTTACCGCGGTGGCAACTGCTGCCTGTCACTGGCGGGAAACCTGCAGGAGGATCTCATCAAGCAAGTGCTGGACAGCCCCTTGATGGAGCTGGAGCGCAGCGAGGTAATCCCCTCAACGGCTGGCAGCATCACACTCCCTTTCCAATCTGGCCGCGAGAATCGTCGCTTCCAACGCCTAGAGGCGGCACGCTTGCTGATGATCTGGCCCGTGGCAGCAGCAGCTGATCATCTAGCCATCGCGGGAGCTGATCTGGCCACGACGGTTCTCGCCGAAGGTCGGCGCAGCCGACTGATTGAGCGTCTGCGAGAAGACTTGCAGATCGTCGAAACCATCGATATGGATGTGACGACCTTGGAGCAAGGAAGCCTGGTGATGCTTGAGGCCTGTTGCCCCGAGGAGCAAGTGGAAGCGGTCGAACAAGAGGTGCACCGCCAGTTGCAGAGAACGCTGAGCGAACCGATTACCGACGAGGAGTTTGACAGGGCTCTGCAACTGGTGGGCAATGGCCATCGCTTCAGCCTCGAAGCGCCGAGCGCTGTGGCCGCCAGCGTCGGCGCACAAACGTTGTGGGGGCGCCAACGAGATCTCCTGGCGCCCCTCGAGGACTTAATGCAGTGGGATGCTGCAGCGCTCAGCGCAGGCGTGATGCCGCTCCTTCAGCCCCAGAACGCCTTCACCCTGATCGCCCGACCGGAGGAAACCGCTTGA
- the rpsB gene encoding 30S ribosomal protein S2, with protein MAVVTLAEMMEAGAHFGHQTRRWNPKMSRYIYCARNGVHIIDLVQTAVCMNNAYKWTRSAARSGKRFLFVGTKKQASEVVAHEAARCGASYVNQRWLGGMLTNWTTMKARIDRLKDLERMESSGAIAMRPKKEGAVLRRELDRLQKYLGGLKNMRRLPDVVVLVDQRRETNAVLEARKLDIPLVSMLDTNCDPDLCEVPIPCNDDAVRSVQLVLSRLADAINEGRHGSNDQRGDDGQG; from the coding sequence ATGGCTGTCGTCACTCTCGCCGAGATGATGGAGGCTGGTGCCCACTTCGGACACCAGACCCGTCGTTGGAACCCCAAAATGTCGCGCTACATCTACTGCGCGCGCAACGGGGTGCACATCATTGACCTTGTGCAGACCGCCGTCTGCATGAACAACGCCTACAAGTGGACGCGCTCTGCAGCCCGCAGCGGCAAGCGTTTCCTCTTCGTCGGCACCAAGAAGCAGGCCTCGGAGGTGGTGGCCCACGAAGCAGCCCGTTGTGGCGCTTCCTATGTGAATCAGCGCTGGCTGGGCGGAATGCTCACCAACTGGACCACCATGAAGGCTCGGATTGATCGTCTGAAGGATCTGGAGCGCATGGAATCCAGTGGCGCCATCGCCATGCGCCCGAAGAAGGAAGGTGCGGTGCTTCGTCGAGAGCTCGATCGTCTTCAGAAATACCTTGGTGGTCTGAAGAACATGCGCCGTCTTCCCGATGTGGTGGTTCTTGTGGACCAACGGCGTGAAACCAACGCAGTGCTCGAGGCTCGCAAGCTCGACATCCCCTTGGTCTCCATGCTGGATACCAACTGCGATCCTGACCTCTGCGAGGTGCCCATCCCCTGCAACGACGATGCTGTTCGCTCTGTGCAGCTGGTGCTGAGTCGTCTTGCCGATGCCATCAACGAGGGTCGTCACGGCTCCAATGACCAGCGTGGTGACGACGGCCAAGGCTGA
- the devC gene encoding ABC transporter permease DevC: protein MIRRFWNGRRIPLASLMLVRQPVRLAVALAGISFAGILMFMQLGFRDGLFDASVTVHRLFDADIVLISPRSTSSVSMAGFPRRRLVQAMALPEVEGITPVNWNLLLWRNPETRGTRSILALGFEPGDPLFVDPTLAPKAQLLTQKGRVLFDEQSRPEFGPVAEWFQDGRVVESEISGKRVRVAGLIGLGTSFGADGNLLTSRETFRELLPNTPPGSIEVGLVRLKPGADPEAVVLQLNALLPDDVTVLTKDGFIDFEQNYWRSSTSIGFIFTLGAAMGFVVGCVIVYQVLYSDVSDHLPEYATLMAMGYKLTTLLGVVVREGLLLALFGYLPAYAAGQGLYWLVRSATQLPVGMDLTRATTVFSMILVMCMASAGLAMRRLVDADPAEIF, encoded by the coding sequence ATGATCCGTCGGTTCTGGAATGGACGGAGAATTCCGCTGGCCTCTTTGATGTTGGTGCGTCAGCCGGTTCGTCTGGCCGTTGCGCTTGCGGGCATCAGCTTCGCCGGAATTCTGATGTTCATGCAGCTGGGTTTCCGCGATGGACTGTTTGATGCCAGTGTCACGGTGCATCGTCTTTTCGATGCCGACATTGTGCTGATCAGCCCGCGCTCCACCAGTTCGGTGAGCATGGCTGGATTTCCGCGTCGCCGGCTGGTTCAGGCCATGGCCTTGCCCGAGGTGGAAGGCATCACGCCGGTGAATTGGAATTTGCTGTTGTGGCGCAACCCTGAAACGCGGGGAACCCGATCGATTCTGGCTTTGGGATTTGAACCGGGCGATCCACTGTTTGTGGATCCAACGCTGGCTCCCAAGGCGCAGCTCCTCACCCAGAAAGGTCGTGTTCTCTTTGATGAACAATCGCGTCCTGAATTTGGACCCGTGGCGGAGTGGTTTCAGGACGGGCGCGTCGTTGAAAGTGAGATTTCCGGAAAGCGTGTTCGTGTTGCCGGTTTGATTGGGCTTGGAACGTCCTTCGGCGCTGACGGCAACCTGTTAACGAGCCGTGAAACCTTCCGAGAGCTACTGCCGAACACCCCTCCGGGCAGCATTGAAGTGGGCCTTGTTCGCCTGAAACCTGGTGCAGATCCTGAAGCAGTGGTGCTGCAACTGAATGCTTTGCTTCCTGATGATGTCACCGTTCTCACCAAAGACGGCTTTATTGATTTCGAGCAGAACTATTGGCGCTCCAGCACGTCGATCGGCTTCATTTTCACTCTGGGTGCGGCCATGGGCTTCGTCGTCGGCTGCGTGATCGTTTATCAGGTTCTCTATTCCGATGTCAGTGATCACCTGCCTGAATACGCCACCTTGATGGCCATGGGATACAAGCTCACCACACTGCTGGGTGTGGTCGTTCGAGAAGGCCTCCTGCTGGCTCTGTTCGGCTACTTGCCGGCCTATGCAGCGGGGCAGGGGCTGTATTGGTTGGTGCGAAGTGCCACGCAATTGCCTGTGGGCATGGATCTCACCAGAGCGACGACGGTGTTTTCCATGATCCTGGTGATGTGTATGGCATCCGCAGGACTGGCCATGCGTCGTCTTGTCGATGCGGATCCGGCGGAAATTTTCTGA
- a CDS encoding glycosyltransferase family 2 protein, with translation MFISVVIPTYNRRAILEKCLGALEQQDACGELDDYEVVVVDDGSTDGTPDWLRSNADQFPRVRLFEQSHGGPAEGRNRGVANARGDVIVFIDSDLVVTSTFLGCHARALTQQWSRSGSRLCFTYGAVINTADFDHPTGERHKLRDLSWAYFATGNVAIDRAVLEQSGLFDQGFRLYGWEDLELGERLRQMGVELIRCPEAVGYHWHPAFRLAQIPDLIRVEQERARMGLVFYRKHPSRRVRMIIQFTWMHRLLWGLLTLGGLLNERSLRPLLAWLVRRGQPSLALELLRLPLNRIGVEALYREARVQGLR, from the coding sequence ATGTTCATCAGCGTCGTCATTCCCACTTACAACCGACGCGCCATTCTCGAGAAGTGCCTAGGAGCTCTTGAGCAACAGGACGCTTGCGGCGAACTCGATGACTACGAAGTGGTGGTGGTTGACGACGGATCCACCGACGGCACACCGGATTGGCTGCGATCCAACGCCGATCAGTTTCCCAGGGTGCGACTGTTTGAGCAGAGTCATGGAGGGCCTGCTGAGGGCCGCAACCGAGGTGTTGCCAATGCCAGAGGTGACGTCATTGTTTTCATCGACAGTGATCTCGTGGTCACGTCCACGTTTCTTGGCTGTCATGCCAGGGCGCTAACGCAGCAATGGAGCCGCTCCGGGTCGCGTTTGTGCTTCACCTACGGAGCTGTCATCAACACAGCAGATTTCGACCATCCCACAGGTGAGCGGCACAAATTGAGAGACCTGTCGTGGGCGTATTTCGCGACAGGCAACGTCGCGATCGACCGAGCGGTGTTGGAACAATCCGGTCTGTTTGATCAGGGATTCAGGCTCTACGGCTGGGAGGACCTTGAGCTTGGGGAGCGGCTGCGTCAGATGGGGGTTGAGCTGATTCGCTGCCCCGAAGCGGTTGGATACCACTGGCACCCCGCCTTCCGGCTTGCGCAGATTCCTGATCTGATCAGGGTTGAACAGGAACGGGCCCGGATGGGATTGGTTTTCTATCGGAAGCATCCCAGCCGTCGCGTGCGCATGATCATTCAGTTCACTTGGATGCACCGTTTGCTCTGGGGGTTGCTCACCCTGGGTGGACTTCTCAACGAACGCAGTCTTCGACCGTTGCTCGCCTGGCTGGTCCGTCGCGGTCAGCCCTCTCTGGCCCTCGAACTGCTGCGATTGCCTCTCAATCGGATCGGCGTAGAAGCTCTCTACCGAGAGGCTCGTGTTCAGGGCCTGCGCTGA
- the tsf gene encoding translation elongation factor Ts, whose protein sequence is MAVAVSAKLVKELRDKTGAGMMDCKKALAATEGDAEKAIEWLRQKGIASAEKKSGRTAAEGAIGSYIHTGARVGVLVEVNCETDFVARGDMFQGLLRDVAMQVAACPGVEYVTTDEIPSEIREREKSIEMGRDDLEGKPEQMKERIVEGRINKRLKELALMEQPFIKDSSLTVAELVKQTAGKIGENVKVRRFTRYTLGEGIEVEETDFAAEVASMAKS, encoded by the coding sequence ATGGCTGTTGCCGTATCCGCCAAGCTCGTCAAGGAACTCCGCGACAAGACCGGCGCTGGAATGATGGACTGCAAGAAAGCTCTTGCAGCCACCGAAGGTGATGCCGAAAAAGCCATCGAATGGCTGCGTCAGAAGGGCATTGCCAGTGCAGAGAAAAAATCTGGTCGCACCGCTGCTGAAGGTGCGATCGGCAGTTACATCCACACCGGCGCCCGTGTTGGTGTGCTGGTCGAAGTGAACTGCGAAACCGACTTCGTGGCACGGGGCGACATGTTCCAGGGGCTGCTGCGCGACGTCGCAATGCAAGTGGCCGCCTGCCCCGGTGTTGAGTACGTCACCACCGACGAGATCCCTTCTGAAATTCGTGAACGGGAGAAGTCCATTGAGATGGGTCGTGACGACCTCGAGGGCAAGCCCGAGCAGATGAAGGAGAGGATTGTTGAGGGTCGAATTAACAAGCGCCTTAAGGAACTGGCTTTGATGGAGCAGCCCTTCATCAAGGACAGCTCACTCACCGTTGCCGAGCTTGTGAAGCAAACCGCCGGCAAGATCGGTGAGAACGTCAAAGTGCGTCGTTTCACCCGCTACACCCTTGGCGAAGGCATCGAGGTCGAGGAGACCGATTTCGCGGCTGAGGTCGCTTCCATGGCCAAGTCCTGA
- a CDS encoding HlyD family efflux transporter periplasmic adaptor subunit: MLRKPEAVDTPVSVTTVEQPRQVEAVAALGQLQPAGDVRRLAAPASGMAGTPRVASLRVKEGDVITRGQVLAVFDNRPQIEADLAALDERIRSVDTEIPLRRREVARYAQAARVGAATAVLLEEKQDELTLLERKRAELLAERRSLETDWDDSELRSPIDGIVLKLHAREGERPSTDGVMEVGASQSMEALIEVYESDINRIAMDERVTLVSENGGFKGELDGQVTRISPQVRQRQVLSTDPTGDADARVVEVLVRLDAASAERVARLAGLKVIARFQP; encoded by the coding sequence ATGTTGCGCAAGCCTGAGGCAGTCGACACGCCTGTTTCCGTCACCACAGTTGAGCAGCCTCGCCAAGTTGAAGCTGTGGCAGCACTCGGCCAGTTGCAGCCGGCAGGCGATGTGCGTCGCCTGGCAGCTCCAGCCAGTGGGATGGCGGGGACGCCCCGGGTGGCATCTCTGCGTGTGAAGGAAGGCGATGTCATCACGCGGGGCCAGGTGTTGGCCGTGTTTGACAACCGCCCCCAGATTGAAGCGGACCTGGCCGCCCTGGACGAACGCATCCGCAGTGTGGATACCGAAATTCCCTTGCGTCGCCGTGAGGTGGCTCGCTACGCCCAGGCTGCTCGTGTTGGAGCGGCCACAGCCGTTCTGCTGGAGGAAAAGCAAGACGAACTGACTCTGCTGGAACGCAAGCGGGCGGAGCTCCTCGCTGAACGCCGATCTTTGGAAACGGATTGGGATGACAGCGAACTTCGTTCCCCGATTGATGGAATTGTTCTGAAACTCCACGCCCGCGAGGGCGAGCGCCCAAGCACCGACGGTGTCATGGAAGTGGGAGCGAGCCAGTCCATGGAAGCTCTCATTGAGGTCTATGAGTCCGACATCAATCGCATCGCGATGGATGAACGAGTCACGCTCGTCAGCGAAAACGGTGGGTTCAAGGGTGAACTTGATGGACAAGTGACACGAATCAGCCCTCAGGTGCGTCAGCGCCAGGTGCTCTCCACCGATCCCACCGGTGATGCGGATGCACGTGTCGTTGAAGTGTTGGTTCGTCTGGATGCAGCATCTGCTGAACGCGTGGCCCGATTGGCAGGCCTCAAGGTGATTGCACGCTTTCAGCCCTGA
- a CDS encoding DevA family ABC transporter ATP-binding protein, protein MTVLSNAARPPGAQVASTVDITDLCHWYGHGSTRRQVLQSVDLQIAPGEVVLLTGPSGCGKTTLLTLIGALRQVQQGDVRVFGQQLNGAGRRQRQQLRRSIGMIFQGHNLLRCLTAEQNVQMGADLLEGFSYRGRRDQAREWLRAVGLDDHLNKLPQDLSGGQKQRVAIARALAARPRLLLADEPTAALDSTTGREVVELLKRLARDQSCSVLMVTHDPRILDVADRLVKMEDGQLIQAIE, encoded by the coding sequence ATGACGGTTCTCTCCAACGCAGCCAGACCACCAGGGGCCCAGGTGGCCAGCACGGTGGACATCACTGATCTGTGCCATTGGTATGGCCATGGTTCAACTCGACGTCAGGTGCTCCAGTCGGTTGATCTTCAGATTGCCCCAGGTGAGGTGGTGCTCTTGACCGGTCCGTCCGGCTGCGGCAAAACCACACTTCTGACCTTGATTGGTGCCCTGCGGCAGGTGCAGCAGGGTGACGTGCGCGTGTTTGGTCAGCAGCTGAATGGTGCCGGTCGCCGTCAGCGACAGCAGTTGCGCCGCAGCATTGGGATGATTTTTCAAGGCCACAATCTGCTGCGCTGTCTAACGGCAGAGCAGAACGTTCAGATGGGTGCAGATCTGCTGGAAGGTTTCAGTTATCGAGGACGCCGTGATCAGGCCAGGGAATGGCTGAGAGCTGTGGGTCTGGACGACCATCTCAACAAACTGCCCCAGGATCTTTCCGGCGGACAAAAGCAGCGTGTGGCCATTGCCCGTGCGTTGGCGGCACGTCCTCGCTTGCTTCTCGCGGATGAACCCACCGCGGCACTCGACAGCACCACCGGCCGTGAAGTGGTGGAATTGTTGAAACGTCTCGCCCGAGATCAATCCTGTTCTGTGCTGATGGTCACCCACGATCCTCGAATTCTTGATGTGGCAGACAGGCTCGTAAAAATGGAAGATGGTCAACTCATCCAGGCCATTGAGTAG